AGGATAGTGGAGATAAAGGGAGTGAATGCAATGCCCTGCACGGGCACTCACGTGAGGAACGCGGCGGAGGTGGGGAGGATCTCAATAACAGGGATCGAGAGAGTTGAGGGAGGGACCAGGATATATTACGGAGTATCCTGATGCGAGAGTTTGTAATCTGATTACTAGGATGGAGGAGCAAAATCCCTGGTGGAAGGGCAAGGATCTGGTAAAGAATGATCCTGATCTGAGGAAATGGTTGAATAGTAAGATAAAATGGGTCCCTGAAATAATAAATGATGTGAGTCTGGAGCCGTTCTCCCTGAACTTCATATTCGGGCCCAGGCAGGTGGGGAAGACAACTCTGATTAAATGATTAGGAAACTTCTGGACTCCGTGGAGGATCCAAGATCCATCTTCTATTACAGATGCGATATGCTCTCGGACTACAAGGAGCTCAATTCTCTCATAGGGGACTACCTGGAGATGAGGAGGGCTTACAAAATAAGGACATCCTACATATTCCTAGATGAGATAACGTTCCCGAGGGAATGGTACAGAGCTATAAAGTACAGGATAGACTCCGGGGGATCTGGAGAATGATGTCCTCGTTCTAACGGGCTCATGGAGCATGTTCATAAGGGGAAGTCGAGTCATTCCCGGGCAGGAGAGGGAAGGGGAGAGACGCTATATTCCACCCTTTGAGCTTCAGGGAGTTTTTGAAGGTGATGAATCCTGATATTTACAGCTCCTTGGAGGTAATCAAGGGCTTAAATCCTTCTGAGATATGGGAGAAGTGCACGAGGGCTAGGCCCTGGCTCGATGAAGTCAACAGGGCATTCGAGAGCTATCTTGAATGTGGAGGGTTCCCTCTGGCCGTGAGATCACTGCTCGAGAGGGGTGAGGTGTCTGGGGAAGCGGAGGAAGCTTTCATCTCCTCCTTCATATCCGATATAGTGAAGCTGAGGAGGAATGAGGGAATAGCCAAGAGGATCCTGAAAGCTGTCTTGGAGAAGCTCCCATCGTCGATCAGTTTGAACAGCGTGGCGAAGGAGTTTGAGATAAGGTCTCATAAGACGGTCTTCTACTACCTCGATCTATTCGAGAAGATGTTCGTGTTGAGGAACGTGTTCTTCATAGAGCCAAATAAACTTGTGGAGCTATATTACAAGCAGAGGAAGGTTCACTTAACGGATCCATTCCTTTACACAGTTTTCTCGCGGTGGTGCATGACTGAAAGGCCCAGCTTGAATGCGATCGTCGAGAGCGTTGTAGCGACTCATCTCGCCAGGAGGTTCAGCATTGGCTATTGGAAGAATAAGACGGAGATAGATATCGTGATACCGGATTTAGGAATGGGGATCGAGGTGAAATGGGGTGAGAAAGCGGAGCTTAGGGGATAGGAGAGTCGGGAGGATAAGGGAAGTGATAACCCTAACGAGGAAAGAGTTCGGTGAGAGGCCGATAGCCGTCCCGGTGAGCTTGTTCCTCGGATGCCTCGATATCAAATGAGCTCCTGAAGTACGAAATTGAGCCGATTCGTTGTAGGGAAAGCATTTTATCCTCTATAAACCCGAATTTCCTCCGATTCCGGAATAATATTTTTAAGGGACGCTTGATCCGCCCTTCGCGGCTGAAAACCTCTCCTTTCAGGATAACCCGGAGGAGCAGCTATCTGCATGGAGCTTGGGGCAAGTATTTAAAATGGGAAGGGGTCGAGGCATCCGATGGAGGCATTGATATTCCCGGATAAATCGAGGAAGGCGTTCCTCATCGATGAGAAAGATATGGAAACAGCCTTAAAGGAACTTTCCTTACCCGCTCATTTAATAGACTCGATAATGAGGGAGGATAGGCAGAGAGCTATACCTCACGATGGATTGACCCTCATCCTGAGGAGGTTCACATTTGAGGAGCAGCTCGAGCAGCACCCCTTCATAATCCTGCTCAGGAACGACTTCATCGCGATAATATCGGGGAAGGACTTTCTGGAGAGGATTAAAGAGGATTTTGAGAGGAATTCTTATGATTGCAAATCATCTTTAGATGTCTTCATGTCCCTCTCCCTCTTAAGGCTCGTTGATGAATACTACAGAGTTTACGATGCCATAGAGGATGAAATAGATGAGCTTGAGGATGAAGTATCGGAGAATCCCTCTAAGATAGGGATAGATGAGTTCAGGAGGGTGAGGGACTCTCTGATAAGGTTCAGGAGGGCCCTCTACTCCTTCAGGGAAATAGCATCCCTGATGCTTGGTAGGGGAGTGTATGAAATATCAGATAATGCTGAGAGGATAATTCAGGAGGTATATGAAGATTTAGTACAGTTAATGGATATGGTTGAGTCTCAAAGGGAGAGACTCGCCGATGTAAGGGATCTACACCTATCCGCTCTCTCACTGTCTTTAAATGAGATTATGAAGAAGCTCACAGCTGTAAACGTGATAGCTCTTCCCCTCATCATAATAGCCGGCATATACGGGATGAACTTGATGATACCTGAGGCTAAGTGGCCATACGCATATCCAGCGGTTCTAATAGCGATGTTCTCCATCGCTTTTCTCCTCACCCTCATCCTGAGGAGGAAGGGGTGGATATAGTTCAGCCACTGCAGGATTAGCTCTTTTAGCTGATAAGTATTTGGTCAGCCCCTTAAACGACTAGAAGGCCTCATTTTAGCTCCACAGGATCCAAATAGTTGAGGAGGCGAAGTCATGCCATCTTCGTGATCCCCTGGTGGATTAGATATTTAAAATGGCTCTCAACCTCCTCACAAATTCCTTAACATCCCTAACTGAAAGTTCGACTTCCCTCGACGGCATCCAGTTCTCATAGAAGTTCTGGTGGAGAGCATTTGCGGTCCTCCAGAGGTATCTCAGCTCCTCATCACCCAGCTTCTCAGCCAGTTCATCGGCATACTTCCACAATTCCGCATGGCTTCTGAGCTCCCTGCCCTCTTTAGCAGCTAGGACTTTGAGCATTTGAGAAGCTGCAACCCATGCTTTCTCGGATGCCTGAACATAATCCTTCCTCGCTAGGAAATCTTCAGCTTCCTTCATGTAATTCTCGCATAGCTTTAAGTGAAGCTCGACATCGGCCTCTGGCATTGATTTGCCCCAGAGGGACCTCAGTTATATACTTCTCCTCTGGAAGTCGAGGAAGAGCTCTCAATCCCTACTTAAGCATCCCGAGTTCAGATATATTCCTCCGGAAGGTTTACATTAAGGAGTCTATCTTTGATCTTCATCCCTCCTAGCTATCGAGATAGGCTTCCCCTCTACGAGAGCTTTAGTTACCTTCCTCCTCCCGGATTCCAGGATCCTCCAGAATGTCGTCTTAGTGAGCCCCATCATGAGGGAGGCCTCCTCTATCGTCCTATTATCGAGATGGATGAGCTTCATGGCCTCTAGCTCATGCTCATAGAGTACGATAGCTTCATCAGATTGGTCAACTGAGTAATGCCTGAAGTAGAACGGGGGCCTCCCCCTCCTCCTGCATCTCCTCATGATGCTACCATCGAAGCCCTCCATTTTCCGCAGATTTAAAGCTTTTCGAATTTTAATGATGTCGCTACACTCACAACCGAAGGCCCCGCCCTTGAGCGCGGGGAAGGGACCAGCTGAACGAGGTAAAAAAGCGATGTTGAAGGCGCTCATTCAGGTCTGTGCTAAGACCAAGCTCTCCATATGCATTCCCAGCTCCTTAGCCCTATCTGAAGCACCCTTGATAGCGTATATTATCCCAGATTTGACCCTCATCTCCTCCATAACGCTTATCCCAGCTATAGTAGTTCCGCCGGGCGTGGTCACGAGATCCCTCAGTTGAGCTGGATGCATGCTTGTCTCCTCCAACGCCCTCACTGTCCCTTCCATGAGCTTGAGGAGCATTTCATAAGCTAGCTCCCTGGGCATACCGGCTGCCACTGCACCTAGAAGCATGGCATCTATTATCTCGCTTATCAGGGCAGGGCCGCTCCCTATCAATGCTGTTATCGGGTCCATATACTCCTCTGGCACTCTGAAGACATCTCCCAGCTTCCTGAATATCCTCTCCGCGACCTCGATATCCGATTCCCTAGCGCTCCTCCCGGCGGATATCGCAGTCACTGATGCCCCTATTATCGCGTTTATGTTGGGCATGGCCCTCACTATCCTGGCCTTAGGGAATTCGCTCTCAAGCATGGACGTCCTCACTCCAGCTAGGACTGAGATCACTAGCTTCCCCTCCAGATGCCTCGATAGGGGGAGGAGGTCCCTGAGATGAGAGGGCTTCACTGAGAGAATTACTACGTCTGCTATCCTGCAGGCCATCGAATTATCCTTAGTAGCTATGGCCCCTACTCTCCTCACCCTCTCTATTGTCTCATCGCTCCTTCCAGTCCCTATAACGTTCCATTCATCCTTCAATGCTCTCAAAATAGCTGTCCCTATCTTACCAGCTCCTATGACAGCTAGGGTCTGCCTACTCGAGTCGAGGAACTGAATCGACCATACGGCTTCGGGAAATGCCCCTATATAAGCTTTTCTAGCGAATGGTATTATTAGCTAGAGTCAAGTAAGCTCATGCCCAGGTTCGTTGTACAGGAGCATCACGCTAGGAGGCTCCACTGGGACTTGAGGCTGGAGATGGATAATGTTTTGAAATCCTGGGCCCTGCCCAAGGGCGTCCCCGAGAAGAGGGGAGTCAAGAGGCTGGCCATAGAGACTGAGGACCACGATCTCTCCTACATAGATTTCGAGGGCAGGATACCGGAGGGGATGTATGGAGCCGGTGAGGTGAAGATATGGGACTCCGGCGAGTATGAATTGCTGGAGAGGACGGAAAATAAGATAAAGTTTTTAGCAAAAGGGAGGAAAATGAATGGAGAATACGTACTCATAAAGACGAAGGTAGGATGGCTGTTGATGAAGGCTTGATCTTAACAATAGTTAAAAATAAGGAGCTTCAGCTAATTGGGGGAGATCTTGTTAACGGAGGATGAGATAGACCGTTACGCTAGGCAGTTGGTACTCAGAGATATAGGTTTGAGGGGCCAGGAGAGGCTTAAGAGCTCCAGAGTAGCGATACTAGGGATGGGCGGGCTGGGGACACCTGCAGCCCTCCTGTTAACGAGGATGGGCATCGGGTTCATCAGGATAGTTGATAGGGATATAGTTTCTGGGACCGATCTGCACAGGCAGGTCCTCTTCAACTTAGACGACGTCGGATTACCGAAGGTAGAAGCTGCTAAGACTTCCCTGAATAAGATGAATCCTGATGTGGAGATAGATGCTATCGCAATCCCCATCCTGAATGAAAACATAGATAAGCTCATAGAGGATGTCGATCTCATAATAGATGGCTTGGATAATATCAGGACGCGGTACATAATCAATAGAGCAGCTTTAAGGATGGGGAAACCTTACATATTCTCAGCAGCTGTCGAGATGTTCGGTATCGTGAGCACGATAATCCCTGGGGAGACCCCATGTCTAGAATGCTTCTACTCCGGGCTCCAGGATGAGTTCCTGCCGAGATGCGCTGTCGTCGGCGTCCACCCTAGCATCACTTTCATCACAT
The sequence above is drawn from the Candidatus Korarchaeum cryptofilum OPF8 genome and encodes:
- a CDS encoding HesA/MoeB/ThiF family protein — protein: MLTEDEIDRYARQLVLRDIGLRGQERLKSSRVAILGMGGLGTPAALLLTRMGIGFIRIVDRDIVSGTDLHRQVLFNLDDVGLPKVEAAKTSLNKMNPDVEIDAIAIPILNENIDKLIEDVDLIIDGLDNIRTRYIINRAALRMGKPYIFSAAVEMFGIVSTIIPGETPCLECFYSGLQDEFLPRCAVVGVHPSITFITSAIAVSEATKLIVSGEPGLKGKLLFIDLRSMDFNLLELKRDENCGVCGRGVAPEIEQPLVELGCARDGKSVYFINKFIDGFNMDEAVTNILKIGSITRMGDQFIKFKIDESLQGTLFKSGSMIIEVSGMATLNEREIIGIYESISNVKIYR
- the proC gene encoding pyrroline-5-carboxylate reductase, with product MGAFPEAVWSIQFLDSSRQTLAVIGAGKIGTAILRALKDEWNVIGTGRSDETIERVRRVGAIATKDNSMACRIADVVILSVKPSHLRDLLPLSRHLEGKLVISVLAGVRTSMLESEFPKARIVRAMPNINAIIGASVTAISAGRSARESDIEVAERIFRKLGDVFRVPEEYMDPITALIGSGPALISEIIDAMLLGAVAAGMPRELAYEMLLKLMEGTVRALEETSMHPAQLRDLVTTPGGTTIAGISVMEEMRVKSGIIYAIKGASDRAKELGMHMESLVLAQT
- a CDS encoding DUF134 domain-containing protein, translated to MRRCRRRGRPPFYFRHYSVDQSDEAIVLYEHELEAMKLIHLDNRTIEEASLMMGLTKTTFWRILESGRRKVTKALVEGKPISIARRDEDQR
- a CDS encoding AAA family ATPase, translated to MEDPRSIFYYRCDMLSDYKELNSLIGDYLEMRRAYKIRTSYIFLDEITFPREWYRAIKYRIDSGGSGE
- a CDS encoding DUF4143 domain-containing protein, yielding MNPDIYSSLEVIKGLNPSEIWEKCTRARPWLDEVNRAFESYLECGGFPLAVRSLLERGEVSGEAEEAFISSFISDIVKLRRNEGIAKRILKAVLEKLPSSISLNSVAKEFEIRSHKTVFYYLDLFEKMFVLRNVFFIEPNKLVELYYKQRKVHLTDPFLYTVFSRWCMTERPSLNAIVESVVATHLARRFSIGYWKNKTEIDIVIPDLGMGIEVKWGEKAELRG
- a CDS encoding DNA polymerase ligase N-terminal domain-containing protein, with the translated sequence MPRFVVQEHHARRLHWDLRLEMDNVLKSWALPKGVPEKRGVKRLAIETEDHDLSYIDFEGRIPEGMYGAGEVKIWDSGEYELLERTENKIKFLAKGRKMNGEYVLIKTKVGWLLMKA
- a CDS encoding PaREP1 family protein gives rise to the protein MPEADVELHLKLCENYMKEAEDFLARKDYVQASEKAWVAASQMLKVLAAKEGRELRSHAELWKYADELAEKLGDEELRYLWRTANALHQNFYENWMPSREVELSVRDVKEFVRRLRAILNI
- a CDS encoding magnesium transporter CorA family protein, producing MEALIFPDKSRKAFLIDEKDMETALKELSLPAHLIDSIMREDRQRAIPHDGLTLILRRFTFEEQLEQHPFIILLRNDFIAIISGKDFLERIKEDFERNSYDCKSSLDVFMSLSLLRLVDEYYRVYDAIEDEIDELEDEVSENPSKIGIDEFRRVRDSLIRFRRALYSFREIASLMLGRGVYEISDNAERIIQEVYEDLVQLMDMVESQRERLADVRDLHLSALSLSLNEIMKKLTAVNVIALPLIIIAGIYGMNLMIPEAKWPYAYPAVLIAMFSIAFLLTLILRRKGWI